The Natrarchaeobius halalkaliphilus DNA segment TGCGGTCGAGTACGTCGAAAACGGCGGCGTGCTTCACCTCGTGCTTCGTCGACTGCTGACGTCGGAAGCGAACTGAAAACGTCGACGACGGCCGCCCGCGATCGACTCATCGGTCGTCCGATCGAGCGCAGACGAAAACGGACTTCGTTCTCCGTTCGCGGAACCGAGAGGGAGTGCAGTTCACCATCACAGCGTCTCCTCGAAGAACGATCCAACTCGTTCAGCGACGTCCACTTCGTTGCCGACGAAGAAGTGATCCGCGGGGAAGGCCTCGATCCTCGAGTCGAGTTCGCGGACGTCTGCGGCCTCGACGACCGGCTCCCACTCGGCCGTCGTATCTCGCTCGCCGTAGACGATCTGTACGGGTACCTCGAGCGCCCCGAGGGCGGCGACAGCGTCGAGATCGTCACCGATGCGGGCCGTCGGAGCGAGCGCGGAGACGGCGGCTATTCCGTCGACGTCGCCCGCGGCGAGGAGCGCCAGACTCGCGCCGAAGCTGTAGCCGAAGAGGCCGACGCGGTCGTGTCGTTCGCTGGCCCAGCGAACGGTGTTTCGAACGTCTTCTCGCTCGCCGTTCCCCTCGTCCCACGCGCCGTAATCGAACCGAAGGGCTCCGATCGACCGCTCCTGGAGTGCGGCCTCGAGCGCGAGGAGTCGACTGTCGCGTCGCGAGCCACCCTGTCGAGGATGGGGCGGACACGCGACGACGATGGCGTCCGCTCCATCGGCCGGCTCGAGTGATCCGCGAACGTCACGGCCGCCGGGAACGAGCACGTCGGTCATACCCGTGGGTTGGTTTCGATAGCCTTGAATACCACTCGTCGAAGGTCGCGTTTATCCGTCGGTCTCGATCGGTTTCGCCCACCGACCACTTTTGCTCCGAACGTCGAGAGTGTACCACGAAAAATCCAGTTCCGTCGCCTTCTTCTCGAAGATACTCAGCGAAACCGGAACCGCATAATCGGAGAACGTATCCGCGGCGTCATACAGCTCGTCGTCCGGGAGTTCGTCCAACGAACCTCGAAGAACGACAGACCGCCAGTCGTCGACTTCGGACCACTCGTAGACCGTCAACGTCACCCGGTTCGATCGCTCGAGATGGGCCTCTTTCGTGCTGTCATCGTCCGAGACGAACTGGAAGAGACACCGCTGGTTGTCGCGGTCGAACCCGAACGACATCGGGACCGCGTATCCGCCGTCTTCGGTTCCGAACGAGAGCGTTCCGATACCGGTCTTTTCGAGAAACGAGTCGATTTCGTCTTCGGGCATATCCACCCCGGAGACGGACGCTACGGTGTTAGACATACGCGACTGTTCGATCGGGAGGACGGATAAAGCGAGCGTGACCTCCTACCTGCTGGGAACGCGAAGTGTCGCTCGACTCGGTGCTGGCGTCGGTTCGAAAGCGTGCATTCAAGTATTCGCCGGATCTTTTCCCGGGTATGCAAGATCAGGGACGCTCTACGCGAAAGCGAACCGGCGGCCGACTGAAGAACGTACGCAACCGCCGAAAGGACGAACTCGGTCGACTGCCGACCGAGACCCAGGTGGGTGAACCCCGGTTCCGTACCGTCGACGTTCGCGGAAACGGCTCGAAGACGCGAGCCCTCGCGACGGACGTTGCAAGCGTCAACAAAGGCGGTGAGGCGGTCTCCGCGGAAATCGAAGACGTCGTCGAAAACGACGCGAACCCCAACTACGTCCGTCGGAACATCATCACCAAGGGTGCCGTCATCGCGACCTCCGAAGGACAGGCCCGCGTGACGTCCCGACCCGGCCAGACCGGCCAGGTCAACGCCGTCTCGCTCGAGAACTGATCGAATCGCTGATCGGAGGTTTCGCGGTTCTTTCTGTGGATTTCCGACGGTCGAGTCGATATGCTCTTTCGATCTTCGGGATCATCTCGCTCGTCGCCGCCCTCGCGGATGAACTCCGTCTGTACGAGTAGACGCTCCGAGCGCCGGAGCAGAACGCCGATCCGGTTCGTCGAGGACCGGCTACGATCCGGGCCGGGGTGCCGCCTTCTGGAGAGCGGTTTCAGCGATGTTCCCGCCGTAATCTGCGCTCCGAGAGAGCGAGTCGACGATCAGCCCGAGCGATTGGGCCTGAACGGGCTCCAGGTCGCGAAGCATGTCGTCGATCGTGCGGGTGTGTTCGTCGATCTCGAGGACGGCCTCGCGGGCCGCGTGGCCCAGTCGGATCGCCTCGTCGCTTTCGTCTGCGAACAGCGCGTCCATCGCCTTCTCGAGGACGTCGCCCGCATCAGTTCGAAGCGCCGCGAGCGCCTCAGCGACCGATTCCGGAATCTCCTCGAGTTTGAGCGCGAGGTTGCTGATCTTTGCGGCGTGGTCGGCGACGCGCTCTAGCTGACGGGCGCTCGAGTGATAGTCGAAACAGTCCTCGCGGGGAACGCCGAGCTCTTCGGCTGCTCGGGGCGAACGAAGCGTGGCCCGGAAAATGCGCGAGACGACCAGCCAGAGCCGATCGACGTCGTCGTCGCGCTCGATGACGTCGTGAGCGATGTCGTCGTCGTTCTCGATCAGGGCTGTGATGGCGTCGTCGAGCATCGAGATCGCGATCAACCGCATTCTGGAAACGGCGTTGACGATGGACAGCTCCGAGGAGTCGAGCAGGTCCTGGATAACGACGCTCCCGCTCGTCTCCTCTAGAACTTCGACGCCGACGAGACTCTGGGTTGCATCCCTGATCGCCCGGCGTTGATCGGTCGTGATCCGGCCCGCCTCGAGGCGGATGATGTCGAAGCCGCTTACGTACATCGTCATCACGGCTCGAGTGAGCCGTTCGCCCTCGAGATCGGAGACGTCGAGCGTCCCCTGTTGTCGTTGCGTGTCGCTCTGAGGGGTCAACAACAGAGAGTCGTCTTCGGGATAGCATTCGACGGTCGTTCCGGCACTCACGTCGTTGTCGGTCGCCCACTCTTTGGGAAGCGAGACGGTGTACGTCGATCCGCCCGTCACCTGCACCTTGCGCGTCTCCATAGGTTGGAGTTGGGCTATGGAGACATAAATATGGCTTCCGCTATGTATCCAGTCCCGATCGTGTATATCGAACCGGGTTCGGTCGACCGTCGTGCAAATATCACTCCGAGATCACGGGAGAGAACCCACGACAACGGTTGACTCATATAGATATATATAGCGATCATAGTAGGTTATTTAGATGGAATCTCGCCACTGTTCTGGTGATGCCAACCGAGCCGATAGCTGATCGAGCCGTCGACCGCTCGCGTCGGCGCGTTCTCCTCGGTGCGGCCGGAGCGACGCTCGCCGGGCTCGCCGGCTGTATCGCTCGTGGATACGAGAGCGATCTCGAAGGCGAGATCCGGATGGACGGAAGCAACACCGTGTTGCCTCACGGCGCGGTCGTCTCCGAGGAGTTCCAGTGGCGGAACAACCGCGTTCAGATCCCGGTTCGTGGCTCCGGAACCGGCGCGGGATTCCAGCGGTTTTGTGACGGCGAAACCCACGTCCAGAACGCGAGCCGTCCGATCTTCGACGACGGAGGAGAGGACGAGGGCGCGCTCTGTACGGCAAACGGAATCGAGTACGTCGAACTCGAGACGGCACTGGACGGGCTCGCCGTTTTCGTTCACCCCGACAACGACTGGTGTGACTGTCTCACCGTCGACGAGCTCGCACGGATCTGGGAGACCGGCTCCGACGTCGAGAGGTGGAGCGGCGTTCGCGAGGGGTGGCCCGACGAAGAGATCGAACTCTACGGGCGCGATCCGGCCTCCGGGACGTTCGATTACTTCACCGAGAATATCACCGGCGAGGTCGGGAACATCCGATCGGATTACTCCGCGAGCGCGGATACGAACGTCATCGTTCGAGGCGTCCGAGGTAGTCAGTACGCCCTCGGATTCGGCGGGGCGGGCTACTACTACGAGAACGAAGACGAACTCGAACTCGTCGGCGTGGACAACGGCGAGGGCTGTATCGAGCCGACGAAAGCGACGATCGAAAGCGGCGACTACGAGCCGCTGACTCGTCCCCTGTACACCTATTTCCGGGCCGACGCACTGGCACGAGAAGAGGTTCGTTCGTTTGCCCGGTTTTACTTCGAGGAGATCGACGGCGAGGCGACCGAAGCCGACATCGTCGAGCCGGGAGAGAGCCTCACCTGGACGCAGTGGGCCGCTCGTCGGGTCGGCTACTACGCGATCCCCGACGACCAGATCGACGATCGACGAGAAACACTCGCCGGCGCAATCGCGGAGGTGACAGAATGAGCCAGGCCGACACGACGACGGCCATCACGACGGGCGGCCCGGGTGGGATCGACGACCGCAAAAACGCCGCGATCCGGTACGTGTTCTTTTCGTGTGCGTTCGTCACCGTTCTGACGACGCTCGGCATTATCCTCGTCCTCGTCCAGGGATCTCTCGAGTTCTTCCAGCACGTCTCGATCGTCGAATATCTGACCGGAACCGAGTGGTCGCCGGTTATTCGCCCCCACAGCTACGGCGTGTTACCCCTGATCTGGGGAACTCTGGTCGTGACGGTCGGATCGGCACTCGTCGCGATCCCCGTCGGAACGGCGACTGCGATCTACCTGAGCGAGTACGCCAGTCCCCGGTTCCGGAAGATCGTCAAACCGACACTCGAGATCCTCGCCGGGATCCCGACGATCGTGTACGGCTTTTTCGCCCTCTCGTTTATCACGCCACTGCTCCAGCAGCTTTTTCCCCGAACGGGAACGTTCAACGCGGTTGCGGGGGCGCTCGTCGTCGGAATCATGATCATCCCGATGGTCTCGAGTCTGAGCGAGGACGCGATGTCGGCCGTTCCGGACGATCTCCGGAACGCGGCCTACGGACTCGGTGCGACGAAGTTCGAGGTCTCGACGGGCGTCGTCGTTCCAGCGTCGCTCTCGGGCGTTATCGCCTCGTACATCCTCGCGCTCTCGCGGGCGATCGGAGAGACGATGGCGGTCACGCTCGCGGTCGGAATGCATCCGCAGATCTCGTTCGATCCGCTCGAGCCGATGCAGACGATGACCGCGTACATGGTCCAGATCGGTATCAGTGACGTCTCCATCGGCTCGATCGGCTACCAGAGTCTGTTCGCGGTCGGATTAACGCTGTTCGCGATGACGCTCTCGATGAATCTGATCAGCCTCTGGATCAAGTCGCGGTACAGAGAGGAGTACCAATGAGCGCGCAGAACCCGTTCGCCGACGGAACGCGCGAGATCGAGCGAAAGCGGTTGATCGGTCGCGTCTTCGTCGCGGTCTGTCTCGCCTCGACGCTCGTCGGAATCGTCGCGCTCGTCGCCCTGCTCGCGGACGTCCTCTCCGAGTCCTGGGGCTGGGTGACCTGGGAGTTTCTGACGTACCCGCCGTCGCAGGTGATCGAGAACTTCCTGCCCGACGGTCGCGGTGCCGGGATCTACCCCGCACTCGTCGGATCGATCTTCCTCATCGCGCTGACGGCCGTCTTCACCGTCTTTCTCGGCGTCGGCGCAGCGGTCTATCTCGAGGAGTACGCAGCCGATAGCCGGCTGTCTTCGTTCATCGAAGCGAACATCGCCAACCTCGCGGGCGTTCCGTCGATCGTGTACGGACTGCTCGGACTGGCGATCTTCGTGCGAGCGGCGCAGCTCGGCTCGAGCCTCATCGCCGGCGCACTGACGCTTACGCTGTTGATTCTGCCGATCGTGATCGTCTCGACGCAGGAGTCGCTTCGGGCGGTTCCCGACTCCCAGCGCCGTGCCGCCTACGGCGTCGGCGCGACGCAGTGGCAGGTCATCCGCGACGTTGTCTTGCCCCGGGCGCTGCCGGGAATCATGACCGGGACCATCCTCTCGCTCTCGCGAGCGATCGGTGAGACGGCTCCCATCCTCATGGTCGGTGCTGCCACGTCGCTGTTCGTCGCTCCCGACGGATTGACGAGTCCCTTCAGCGCGATGCCGATGATGATCTTCGAGTGGGCTTCGCTACCCGAACCGGAGTTTCAACACGTCGCGGCCGCGGGAATCGTCGTCCTGTTGACGATCCTGTTGCTGATGAACGCCGTTGCGATCCTCATCAGAAATCGGTACGACCCTCGGTCGTAACCGGAGTCCGTCCGTTCCGAGGTCCATCGGATCGCCCTCACACTCTCTCGCCCATCTGGCAGCCATAAATATAAAGTCACCATGATATGTAATGCAACATATTCTCCAGAATGAAGCTCACGTATCGGTTCGGCTTCGTCTTTCTTCTCGTCGTCTTCGTCACTGTCGCGGGTCTCGTCGTGACGTTCGACGCACACCGATCCGACGTGGTGGACGGTGCCGATCGATCGCTTTCGGAGCGGGCCGACCGATCCGCGTCGACGCTCGACGACCGGATACGAGAACACCAACGAACGGTCGCATTCGCCGCATCGAATCCCAACCTCGCCGCACACGGAACCGATCGACAGGCGGATACGCTCGAGCAATTCGTCGAACTGTCGGCGTTCGATGGGGCGAGTATCGTCGACGAGACGGGACAGATCAGGGCGATCGAGTCCACGGCAGCGGACGATCCGTCGGACGTCACCGGATCGGATCTGAGCGACAGGCAGTACGTGGCTTCGGCTCTCGCGGGTGAAACGTCCGTCAGCGATCCGGTTTCCGCCGAAACGGGAGCCGAAATCGTCGTCATCAGCGCGCCGATCCGGGACGGGGATGACGTCGTCGGTTCGCTCAACGGCGCGTACTATATAGAGGACGCGGCGCCGTTCGATTCGCTCGTAACCGACGAACGGTCCGCGGTGACGGTCGAAACGAACGAGGAAACGGTGTTTACCGACGCGGACCGACTCGAGGACCCGATCGATGAACGCGCCGAACTCGAGACGGTCGACTGGACCGTCGTCGTTCACCGCGAACGGTCGGTCGTGACGTCGCCGGTCGATCGGCTCGTAGAGAGCTACGTGCTTCTCGCGGTGGCGCTGCTCGGGTCCGTTTTCGTCTTCGGCATCTGGATGTATCGCTCGAACGTCACGCGGATCGGTCGATTCCGAAAACGCATTCGGGCGATCGAACGCCGCGAGTACGGTTCCGATACCCCGATCGGAGGTCACGCGGAGTGGCAACGAATCGACGACGCACTCGACGGGTTGGCCGATTCGCTCGCTCGTCGCGAACAGATGCTGTTCGTTCTGAACCGCATTTTGCGCCACAACCTTCGGAACACGCTCACCGTCGTCACCGGTCGAGCGGACGAACTCGAGTCGACGCTCGAGGGTGAGGACCGCGAGGCCGCCGCGGAGATCGCTACGGCGGCGCGGGAACTGCTCGACGACGCAGAACGCGCCAGAATGACGGAGGCGTTGGTCGATCCGGTCGACACGCAGGAGTGTCGGGCCGACGTCGCGACTATGGTCCGGGATCGAGTCGATCGGTTGGTTCGAACCGGTGAATCGGAACGGAACGACAGTCGCTCGATCTCCGTCTTCGGACCACAGCGGGCGATCGCAGCCTGTGGAACCGAGGTGTCGATCGCGATCGACGAACTGCTCGAAAACGCGGTCGAACACGCCGGACCGGAGCCGTCGGTGGCCGTCGAAATCGTCTCGACCTCCGACCGGGTTCGGATCCGAATCGAAGACGACGGTCCCGGCATTCCAGCGGACGATGTGGCCGTTATCACGGGCAAGCGTGAGCTATCCCAGGTCAATCACACCGGCGGAATCGGGCTGTGGCTGGTCGACTGGATCGTCAGTCGATACGACGGCCGGCTTCTGATTCCCGCGTCCGGAACGACCGCCGCTGACGACGAGGAGCTTCCGGAATCTGACGAGAGCGAGGGCGGCGGAACGGTCGTTCTCGAGTTGCCGCGACCGCCCGCAGAAACGAGTGCGGATCGGTAATCGGGGGTTTGCCGGAAGTGTCCGCGATCGGGTCCGTTCTCGGAGACGCCGTCGATCGAGGCGGCGCGTTAGTCGTCGCTCGTCGCGTAGCCGGTCGATCCGGTTTCGAGGTCGGTCGTCGGCGTCTCCGGGAGTTCGTTCCTGACGTCGTCCGAGCCCTCCTCGGTGATCGCCTCGTGGTAGGCTTCGGGCATGACCTTTACGAACGAATCGAGTGCGCCCTCCCAATTGTCGAGGAGTTCCCGTCCGCGTTCGGAGTCGGTGTACGCGACGTGGTTTTCGACGAGCCGACGGAGGATCCGTTCGTCTTTTTCCTCGAGGTCGCGGTGAATCGAGACCATCTCCGTGTTCGCCCGCGCGTCGAACTCGTCGTCCGGATCGGAGACGTAAGCGACGCCGCCGGACATTCCGGCCGCGAAGTTCGTTCCCGTCTCACCTAACACGGCGACGACGCCGCCGGTCATGTACTCACAGCCGTGGTCTCCGACGCCTTCGACGACCGCTTTCGCGCCGGAGTTTCGGACGGCGAATCGTTCGCCTGCGACGCCGTTGACGTACAGCTGTCCGTCGGTCGCGCCGTAGAGCGCGACGTTTCCGATCGCGACGTTCTCGGCCGGATCGTAGCTGGCGTTCTCGGGGGTCCGTATCGTCACTTTCCCGCCGGAGAGCCCCTTGCCGACGTAATCGTTCGCGCTGCCGTCGACGTGCATCGAGACGCCGCTCGCCAGGAACGCGCCGAAGCTCTGTCCGGCCGTCCCCTCGAGATCGACGGTGATCGTGTCCTCGGGGAGGCCGACCTCGCCGTAGCGGTCGGTAATCCGGTTCGAGAGCATCGCGCCGACGGTCCGGTCGACGTTGGTCACGTCGCCCGAGAGGACGACGGGGGTCCCGTTCTCGATGGCGTCGGCGGCGTCCTCGATGAACGTCCGGTCGAGTTGCTCCTCGAGTTCGTGGTCCTGTTCGCGGACCTTCCGGCGGACGTCGCCGCCGGGATCTGCGAGCACCGCCGAGAGGTCGACGCTGCGAGCTTTCGGGTGGTCGACGTCGTCGCGCTGGCTCAAAACCTCGACGTGACCGATCATCTCGTCGATCGTCTCGAACCCGAGGTCGGCCATGATCTCGCGGAGCTCCTGGGCGATGAACGTCATGTAGTTGATGACGTGTTCGGGCTCGCCGGGGAACCGCTTGCGGAGGTCCTCGCGCTGGGTAGCGACGCCGACCGGACAGGTGTTCTTGTGACACTGTCGGGCCATCACGCAGCCGCTGGTGACGAGGCTCGCGGTCCCGAAGATGTACTCTTCGGCACCCAGCAGGGCGGCGACGGCGACGTCGCGTCCGGTTTTCATGCCGCCGTCGGCGGAGATTCGGATCCGGTCTCGAAGACCGGTTTGACGGAGCATCTGGTTGGCTTCCGCCAGTCCGAGTTCCCAGGGGAGGCCGGCGTTCTTGATCGACGTCCGCGGCGACGCGCCGGTTCCGCCGGAGTGACCCGAGATGTGAACGACGTCGGCGTTGGCCTTCGCCACGCCCGCCGCGACCGTGCCGATACCGGCCTCGCTCACGAGCTTGACGTTGATGTCCGCCCCCTCGTTGGCCGCCTTGAGGTCGAAGATCAGCTGTTTCAGGTCCTCGATCGAGTAGATGTCGTGGAGCGGCGGCGGGGAGATGAGGCCGACTCCCGGCGTCGACTTCCGGACGTGGGCGATCATCTCGTTGACCTTCTCGCCGGGGAGATGACCGCCCTCGCCCGGCTTCGAACCCTGTGCCATCTTGATCTGGAGTTCGTCCGCACTCGAGAGGTACGTCGAGGTGACGCCGAACCGGCCCGAGGCGACCTGCTTTACGTTACACTCCCGTTCGGTCCCGAATCGTTCGGGCGGCTCGCCGCCCTCGCCGGAGTTCGACTTGCCGCCGATGCGGTTCATCGCGATCGAGTTGTTCTCGTGGGCTTCCGGCGAGAGCGAGCCGAGGCTCATCGCGGCCGTCGAGAACCGCTCGACGATCTCCTCGACGGGTTCGACGTCCTCGAGCGGGACGGGATCCCGGCTCGAATCGAACTCGAGGAGCCCCCGGAGCGTCTGGAGATTCTGGTTCTGGTCGTTGATCAGTTCGGCAAACTCGCCGTAGCGCTCGTAGTCGTTCGAGCGGACGGCCTGTTGGAGCGTTCCGACCGTCTCCGGGTTCCACTGATGGTGGATCCCGTTGGTCCGGTGTTCGAACTCGCCGTGGCGCTCCAGGTCGGTCTCCACGCCGAAGGCGCTCTCGTGGCGCTCCCGGACGTCCGCTTCGATTTCGGAGAGACCGATGCCTTCGGTGCGGTTTTCGGTTCCGTCGAAGTACTCGGAGACGAGATCGGAGTCGAGGCCGACGGCCTCGAATATCTGGGCACCCTGGTAGCTCTCGACCGTCGAGATCCCCATCTTGGCCATGACTTTCAACAGGCCGTCCTCGACGGCACCGACGTAGGCGTCGATGGCGACCTCGGTGTCGGCACCGTCCGGACCCGCCGTGAGGTCGTCGATCGTCCGGTAGGCGAGGTAGGGGTTGATCGCGCCGGCA contains these protein-coding regions:
- a CDS encoding alpha/beta hydrolase, whose protein sequence is MTDVLVPGGRDVRGSLEPADGADAIVVACPPHPRQGGSRRDSRLLALEAALQERSIGALRFDYGAWDEGNGEREDVRNTVRWASERHDRVGLFGYSFGASLALLAAGDVDGIAAVSALAPTARIGDDLDAVAALGALEVPVQIVYGERDTTAEWEPVVEAADVRELDSRIEAFPADHFFVGNEVDVAERVGSFFEETL
- a CDS encoding pyridoxamine 5'-phosphate oxidase family protein translates to MSNTVASVSGVDMPEDEIDSFLEKTGIGTLSFGTEDGGYAVPMSFGFDRDNQRCLFQFVSDDDSTKEAHLERSNRVTLTVYEWSEVDDWRSVVLRGSLDELPDDELYDAADTFSDYAVPVSLSIFEKKATELDFSWYTLDVRSKSGRWAKPIETDG
- a CDS encoding 30S ribosomal protein S8e, whose product is MQDQGRSTRKRTGGRLKNVRNRRKDELGRLPTETQVGEPRFRTVDVRGNGSKTRALATDVASVNKGGEAVSAEIEDVVENDANPNYVRRNIITKGAVIATSEGQARVTSRPGQTGQVNAVSLEN
- a CDS encoding phosphate signaling complex PhoU family protein, which translates into the protein METRKVQVTGGSTYTVSLPKEWATDNDVSAGTTVECYPEDDSLLLTPQSDTQRQQGTLDVSDLEGERLTRAVMTMYVSGFDIIRLEAGRITTDQRRAIRDATQSLVGVEVLEETSGSVVIQDLLDSSELSIVNAVSRMRLIAISMLDDAITALIENDDDIAHDVIERDDDVDRLWLVVSRIFRATLRSPRAAEELGVPREDCFDYHSSARQLERVADHAAKISNLALKLEEIPESVAEALAALRTDAGDVLEKAMDALFADESDEAIRLGHAAREAVLEIDEHTRTIDDMLRDLEPVQAQSLGLIVDSLSRSADYGGNIAETALQKAAPRPGS
- a CDS encoding PstS family phosphate ABC transporter substrate-binding protein — its product is MPTEPIADRAVDRSRRRVLLGAAGATLAGLAGCIARGYESDLEGEIRMDGSNTVLPHGAVVSEEFQWRNNRVQIPVRGSGTGAGFQRFCDGETHVQNASRPIFDDGGEDEGALCTANGIEYVELETALDGLAVFVHPDNDWCDCLTVDELARIWETGSDVERWSGVREGWPDEEIELYGRDPASGTFDYFTENITGEVGNIRSDYSASADTNVIVRGVRGSQYALGFGGAGYYYENEDELELVGVDNGEGCIEPTKATIESGDYEPLTRPLYTYFRADALAREEVRSFARFYFEEIDGEATEADIVEPGESLTWTQWAARRVGYYAIPDDQIDDRRETLAGAIAEVTE
- the pstC gene encoding phosphate ABC transporter permease subunit PstC; translated protein: MSQADTTTAITTGGPGGIDDRKNAAIRYVFFSCAFVTVLTTLGIILVLVQGSLEFFQHVSIVEYLTGTEWSPVIRPHSYGVLPLIWGTLVVTVGSALVAIPVGTATAIYLSEYASPRFRKIVKPTLEILAGIPTIVYGFFALSFITPLLQQLFPRTGTFNAVAGALVVGIMIIPMVSSLSEDAMSAVPDDLRNAAYGLGATKFEVSTGVVVPASLSGVIASYILALSRAIGETMAVTLAVGMHPQISFDPLEPMQTMTAYMVQIGISDVSIGSIGYQSLFAVGLTLFAMTLSMNLISLWIKSRYREEYQ
- the pstA gene encoding phosphate ABC transporter permease PstA is translated as MSAQNPFADGTREIERKRLIGRVFVAVCLASTLVGIVALVALLADVLSESWGWVTWEFLTYPPSQVIENFLPDGRGAGIYPALVGSIFLIALTAVFTVFLGVGAAVYLEEYAADSRLSSFIEANIANLAGVPSIVYGLLGLAIFVRAAQLGSSLIAGALTLTLLILPIVIVSTQESLRAVPDSQRRAAYGVGATQWQVIRDVVLPRALPGIMTGTILSLSRAIGETAPILMVGAATSLFVAPDGLTSPFSAMPMMIFEWASLPEPEFQHVAAAGIVVLLTILLLMNAVAILIRNRYDPRS
- a CDS encoding cache domain-containing sensor histidine kinase, with translation MKLTYRFGFVFLLVVFVTVAGLVVTFDAHRSDVVDGADRSLSERADRSASTLDDRIREHQRTVAFAASNPNLAAHGTDRQADTLEQFVELSAFDGASIVDETGQIRAIESTAADDPSDVTGSDLSDRQYVASALAGETSVSDPVSAETGAEIVVISAPIRDGDDVVGSLNGAYYIEDAAPFDSLVTDERSAVTVETNEETVFTDADRLEDPIDERAELETVDWTVVVHRERSVVTSPVDRLVESYVLLAVALLGSVFVFGIWMYRSNVTRIGRFRKRIRAIERREYGSDTPIGGHAEWQRIDDALDGLADSLARREQMLFVLNRILRHNLRNTLTVVTGRADELESTLEGEDREAAAEIATAARELLDDAERARMTEALVDPVDTQECRADVATMVRDRVDRLVRTGESERNDSRSISVFGPQRAIAACGTEVSIAIDELLENAVEHAGPEPSVAVEIVSTSDRVRIRIEDDGPGIPADDVAVITGKRELSQVNHTGGIGLWLVDWIVSRYDGRLLIPASGTTAADDEELPESDESEGGGTVVLELPRPPAETSADR
- the gltB gene encoding glutamate synthase large subunit: MPQPRSTLSAERRQGLADPADSRSNCGVGVVMDLDGESSHDIVSDGLDLLVNLEHRGTTGAEKNTGDGAGILFQMPDTFFADVLETDLPDTYATGSFFFPQRRDAREELVSLTEDVFDRYGLSVLEWRNVPTINDDLGETALESEPDVRQAFVAPEDDLTDEAFDRRLYVARRALESAVDEGDADGLDRFYVCSLDSKTVVYKGLLKGEQVASYYPDLTDERLESTFAMVHERFSTNTLGAWHLAHPYRNVIHNGEFNTIQGNINWMRARETDLESDVLDDLDAIKPVINDPDQSDTASVDNALELLIQDGRELEHALRMLVPEAWRGDDAMDDDRTDWYDFHASLVEPWDGPALVAATDGERVGAVLDRNGLRPCRYDVTTDNRLIMASEAGALETDPETIDERGRLQPGQLFLADPNEGRVIPDDEVFEELTDDRYGEWIDRHQVHLDDIRSTDDSSPRETAAPLRDHQAAFGYTHDELENLIEPMTQKGKDPVGSMGDDTPLSVLTEFNRPLFSYFKQLFAQVTNPPLDYIREERVTSMESRLGYQRNLLAESPEHARQLVLDSPILTDAELDSIRECSTNGITAATIDTTYEPDDELGTALEAAIDRVREDVVAAIEEGHDVIVLSDRGVDADRVAIPSLLATGGVHHHLVRNGLRNHVGLVVESADPRTVHHFATLVGYGAGAINPYLAYRTIDDLTAGPDGADTEVAIDAYVGAVEDGLLKVMAKMGISTVESYQGAQIFEAVGLDSDLVSEYFDGTENRTEGIGLSEIEADVRERHESAFGVETDLERHGEFEHRTNGIHHQWNPETVGTLQQAVRSNDYERYGEFAELINDQNQNLQTLRGLLEFDSSRDPVPLEDVEPVEEIVERFSTAAMSLGSLSPEAHENNSIAMNRIGGKSNSGEGGEPPERFGTERECNVKQVASGRFGVTSTYLSSADELQIKMAQGSKPGEGGHLPGEKVNEMIAHVRKSTPGVGLISPPPLHDIYSIEDLKQLIFDLKAANEGADINVKLVSEAGIGTVAAGVAKANADVVHISGHSGGTGASPRTSIKNAGLPWELGLAEANQMLRQTGLRDRIRISADGGMKTGRDVAVAALLGAEEYIFGTASLVTSGCVMARQCHKNTCPVGVATQREDLRKRFPGEPEHVINYMTFIAQELREIMADLGFETIDEMIGHVEVLSQRDDVDHPKARSVDLSAVLADPGGDVRRKVREQDHELEEQLDRTFIEDAADAIENGTPVVLSGDVTNVDRTVGAMLSNRITDRYGEVGLPEDTITVDLEGTAGQSFGAFLASGVSMHVDGSANDYVGKGLSGGKVTIRTPENASYDPAENVAIGNVALYGATDGQLYVNGVAGERFAVRNSGAKAVVEGVGDHGCEYMTGGVVAVLGETGTNFAAGMSGGVAYVSDPDDEFDARANTEMVSIHRDLEEKDERILRRLVENHVAYTDSERGRELLDNWEGALDSFVKVMPEAYHEAITEEGSDDVRNELPETPTTDLETGSTGYATSDD